The proteins below come from a single Streptobacillus ratti genomic window:
- the malQ gene encoding 4-alpha-glucanotransferase, whose amino-acid sequence MRKAGILLHPTSLSGKEGIGTLGFEAYRFIDFLKKSKQKLWQIFPLGPTGYGDSPYQCFSAFAGNPYLIDLETLVQEGYLDYSVLDTNFGDNKENIDYGMIYTNKLPILRSAFEKFNIENEDFIKFNIENDYWLGNYSLFAGLKTYFNGESWSNWPNELKNRENNAIEEYKVKLADEINYQKFLQYIFFKQWKSVKSYANQNGIEIIGDIPIFVSMDSADAWSNPEIFLFDKDRNPVKVAGVPPDYFSATGQLWGNPLFDWNKLKETGYKWWIDRVKANLSLYDIIRIDHFRGFESYWAVNYGETTAINGKWEKGPGIDLFNAIKKSLGEINIIAEDLGILTDEVVELKESAGFPGMKILQFAFDKDPENEYLPHNYEKNTVVYTGTHDNDTTNSWYFKLNDMQKGEVRDYLNVSDDSYIVYSMIRLALRSVAETAIIPMQDYLNLGEFARINTPGLASGNWQWRLNGWELNDDLASTIAHITEIYGR is encoded by the coding sequence ATGAGAAAAGCAGGGATTTTACTTCATCCTACATCACTTTCTGGAAAAGAGGGAATAGGTACTTTGGGATTTGAAGCATATAGATTTATTGATTTTTTGAAAAAATCTAAACAAAAATTATGGCAAATATTCCCATTAGGACCTACAGGTTATGGAGATTCTCCATATCAATGTTTTTCTGCATTTGCAGGTAATCCATATTTAATAGATTTAGAAACTTTAGTTCAAGAGGGATATTTAGATTATTCAGTACTTGATACAAATTTTGGAGATAATAAAGAAAATATTGATTATGGAATGATTTATACAAATAAATTACCTATATTAAGAAGTGCTTTTGAGAAGTTTAATATAGAAAATGAGGATTTTATTAAATTTAATATAGAAAATGATTATTGGTTAGGTAATTATTCTCTATTTGCTGGACTTAAAACATATTTTAATGGAGAATCATGGTCAAATTGGCCAAATGAATTAAAAAATAGAGAAAATAATGCAATAGAGGAATATAAAGTTAAATTAGCTGATGAAATTAACTATCAAAAATTTTTACAATATATATTTTTTAAACAATGGAAATCTGTTAAATCATATGCTAATCAAAATGGGATTGAAATTATTGGAGATATACCAATATTTGTATCTATGGATTCAGCAGATGCGTGGTCAAATCCAGAAATATTCTTATTTGATAAAGATAGAAATCCAGTTAAGGTTGCAGGAGTTCCACCTGATTATTTCTCAGCAACTGGGCAATTATGGGGGAATCCATTATTTGATTGGAATAAATTAAAAGAAACAGGATATAAATGGTGGATAGATAGAGTTAAAGCTAACCTTTCTCTATATGATATAATAAGAATAGATCATTTTAGAGGATTTGAATCATATTGGGCTGTTAATTATGGAGAAACTACAGCTATTAATGGTAAATGGGAAAAAGGACCAGGAATTGATTTATTTAATGCTATAAAAAAATCTTTAGGAGAGATTAATATTATTGCAGAAGATTTAGGTATACTTACAGATGAAGTTGTAGAATTAAAAGAAAGTGCAGGATTTCCAGGAATGAAAATTTTACAATTTGCATTTGATAAAGATCCTGAAAATGAATATTTACCACATAATTATGAAAAAAATACTGTAGTTTATACAGGAACACATGATAATGATACAACAAATTCATGGTATTTTAAACTTAATGATATGCAAAAAGGAGAGGTAAGAGATTACTTAAATGTAAGTGATGATTCATATATAGTTTATTCAATGATTAGACTTGCTTTAAGATCTGTTGCTGAAACTGCAATAATACCAATGCAAGATTATTTAAATTTAGGAGAATTTGCACGTATTAATACTCCAGGACTTGCAAGTGGAAACTGGCAATGGAGATTAAATGGTTGGGAATTAAACGATGATTTAGCATCAACAATTGCACACATAACTGAAATATATGGTAGATAA
- a CDS encoding YihY/virulence factor BrkB family protein, which yields MIYNKEKVISMVKIYFKKYFSKDLSLLASNLTYMMILTIFPFFAIILGIAKGFGLDEKLIIQVKDLVPQNEQVLSYVLETTNKLIENAKGGILTGLGILILIFSVISMFDLLENTFNNIWNVRKNRNFTSKIISYTALVFITPIFILLILASSSVLVEFIKSFTNISNLTKYILKIFNMFMRMMFISGLFILIPNKRVKILPAIIGAAISDIGLNILYVIYVYLQYSISRYNIIYGSLAFIPIFLIWIKYAWTIILIGAQITYTIQTSKELVEEDFEISLSMKKKIGAYIMYILSDRFSKLEKPLDMNDLSAYIGISKKALNRTMALLQDYELVNEVLDENKEVEYYQININPNKLSYELFNNIIENEGIDDMDILKDMPTERRNEFEKISNELTYHNDKIINEE from the coding sequence ATGATTTACAATAAAGAAAAAGTAATATCAATGGTAAAAATATATTTTAAAAAGTATTTTTCAAAAGATTTGTCGTTACTTGCATCAAATCTAACATACATGATGATACTAACAATATTTCCTTTTTTTGCCATTATACTTGGAATTGCAAAAGGCTTTGGTTTAGATGAAAAATTAATTATTCAAGTTAAGGATTTAGTACCTCAAAATGAACAAGTTTTATCATATGTATTAGAAACTACTAATAAGTTAATAGAAAATGCAAAAGGTGGAATACTTACTGGACTTGGGATTTTGATATTAATTTTTTCAGTAATCAGTATGTTTGATTTACTTGAAAATACATTTAATAATATTTGGAATGTAAGAAAAAATAGAAATTTTACTTCTAAAATTATTAGTTATACTGCTCTTGTTTTTATAACACCTATATTTATTCTATTAATACTTGCAAGTAGTTCTGTTTTAGTTGAATTTATTAAGTCATTTACTAATATATCGAATTTAACTAAATATATATTAAAGATATTCAATATGTTTATGAGAATGATGTTTATATCAGGATTATTTATTTTAATTCCTAATAAAAGAGTTAAAATATTACCAGCTATAATAGGTGCTGCTATTTCTGATATAGGGTTAAATATACTTTATGTAATATATGTTTATTTGCAATATTCAATTAGTAGATATAATATAATATATGGTTCACTTGCATTTATACCAATATTTTTAATTTGGATTAAATATGCGTGGACAATAATATTGATAGGGGCTCAAATAACTTATACTATACAGACATCTAAGGAATTAGTAGAAGAAGATTTTGAGATATCATTATCAATGAAAAAGAAAATAGGTGCATATATTATGTATATACTATCTGATAGATTTAGTAAATTAGAAAAACCACTAGATATGAATGATTTATCAGCATATATTGGAATTTCTAAAAAGGCACTTAATAGAACTATGGCATTATTACAAGATTATGAATTGGTTAATGAAGTATTAGATGAGAATAAAGAAGTAGAGTATTATCAGATAAATATTAATCCTAATAAATTAAGTTATGAATTATTTAATAATATTATTGAAAATGAGGGTATAGATGATATGGATATTTTAAAGGATATGCCGACTGAAAGAAGAAATGAATTTGAAAAAATTTCAAATGAACTAACTTACCACAATGATAAAATAATAAATGAAGAGTAG
- the thiI gene encoding tRNA uracil 4-sulfurtransferase ThiI, whose product MNIRLNKINAIGLGYGELALKGKNRGIFEGNIKQRINNKISSFDARLVNDLSKLYVQTNDENIESLITELKKIFGINNINFSVMVDTDEKSIKDKLKEIATELYQDGARTFKIEVNRANKKFEKNSMDFAKELGAFVLINTEFSKVSMKNPDTLISLDIREKTYIYTQKINTYGGLPLGSAGNGLSLISGGIDSPVASFLMSKRGLKLDFVTYHSFPFTSEKALVKIEELVKILSEYNGKSKFYSMNILPIQQAINEKTNKEYATILTRRAMMRLSEMLAKKNNLRALVTGESLGQVASQTLEGLNCTSASVTDLVVFRPLISIDKLEIIEKANEIGTYEKSIEPHDDSCAMFAPKHPNTKPKLDKILLEEEKIENYDELLLEIFNNKKMVIVK is encoded by the coding sequence ATGAATATTAGGTTAAATAAAATTAATGCAATAGGTTTAGGATATGGAGAACTTGCATTAAAGGGTAAAAATAGAGGTATTTTTGAGGGGAATATTAAACAAAGAATAAATAATAAAATATCATCATTTGATGCAAGGTTAGTAAATGATTTATCTAAACTTTATGTACAAACAAATGATGAAAATATAGAAAGTTTAATAACAGAATTAAAAAAGATTTTTGGTATAAATAATATTAATTTTTCTGTTATGGTAGATACAGATGAAAAATCAATAAAAGATAAACTTAAAGAAATTGCAACAGAACTATATCAAGATGGTGCAAGAACTTTTAAAATAGAGGTAAATAGAGCTAATAAAAAATTTGAAAAAAATTCTATGGATTTTGCTAAAGAACTTGGAGCTTTTGTTTTAATAAATACAGAATTTTCTAAAGTTTCTATGAAAAATCCTGATACTTTAATTTCTTTAGATATAAGGGAGAAAACATATATTTATACACAAAAGATTAATACTTATGGTGGATTGCCTTTAGGTTCAGCTGGAAATGGATTATCTTTAATTTCTGGTGGAATAGATTCTCCAGTTGCTTCATTTTTAATGTCTAAAAGAGGATTGAAACTTGATTTTGTTACTTATCATTCTTTCCCTTTTACTTCAGAAAAGGCATTAGTTAAAATTGAAGAATTAGTAAAAATATTAAGTGAATATAACGGTAAATCTAAATTTTATTCTATGAATATTTTACCAATACAACAGGCTATTAATGAAAAGACAAATAAGGAGTATGCAACTATTCTTACAAGACGTGCAATGATGAGGCTTTCTGAAATGCTTGCTAAGAAAAATAATTTAAGAGCTTTAGTTACTGGAGAAAGTTTAGGACAAGTTGCATCTCAAACACTTGAGGGATTAAATTGTACTTCAGCCTCTGTAACAGATTTAGTTGTATTTAGACCATTAATAAGTATAGATAAACTTGAAATAATTGAAAAAGCAAATGAAATAGGAACATATGAAAAATCTATAGAACCACATGATGATTCATGTGCAATGTTTGCACCTAAACATCCAAATACTAAACCAAAACTTGATAAGATATTACTTGAAGAAGAAAAAATTGAAAACTATGATGAACTATTACTTGAAATTTTTAATAATAAGAAAATGGTTATAGTTAAATGA
- a CDS encoding DNA recombination protein RmuC: protein MIYAILILLVILIFMLIYLIYLINFNKNENEFKDMKFEILEKLMEKNEKSKEDISKLIYEGKTNVTSEINDFKLNMKENITKDVLSLGDKVENVLKDGFKISNEAVNSVINRLVKIDETQKNIEKLSSEVISLQKILSDKKSRGSFGETRLEQVLGYVYGDNNNLYERQYKFSNGKVADAVLFLNTKLNKVAIDSKFPLENYILYVENKNVEYRKEFIKDLKKHIDDISNKYIIIGETINQAIMFLPSESIFMEIYSEFPEILEYAYSKRVWIASQTNLMIYITTMQFSTIEYKRNENAKEILNQLDRFSKEFLRYSDRWQNLNRDFKRLEKDFNDLNITSDKISKEFEKIKNLVDISE from the coding sequence ATGATTTATGCTATATTAATATTACTTGTAATTCTAATATTTATGTTGATTTATTTAATCTATCTTATTAATTTTAATAAAAATGAAAATGAATTTAAAGATATGAAGTTTGAAATATTAGAAAAATTAATGGAGAAGAATGAAAAGTCAAAAGAGGATATCTCAAAATTAATTTATGAGGGGAAAACAAATGTTACAAGTGAAATTAATGATTTTAAATTAAATATGAAAGAAAATATCACTAAAGATGTTTTAAGTCTTGGAGATAAAGTAGAAAATGTATTAAAAGATGGATTTAAAATATCTAATGAAGCTGTTAATTCAGTTATAAATAGGCTAGTTAAAATAGATGAAACTCAAAAAAATATTGAGAAATTATCAAGTGAAGTTATTTCATTACAAAAAATTTTATCTGATAAGAAATCAAGAGGAAGTTTTGGAGAAACTAGATTAGAACAAGTTTTAGGTTATGTATATGGAGATAATAATAATTTATATGAAAGACAGTATAAATTTTCAAATGGAAAAGTAGCAGATGCAGTTTTATTTTTAAACACAAAATTAAATAAGGTTGCTATTGATTCAAAATTTCCACTTGAAAACTATATCTTATATGTAGAAAATAAGAATGTGGAGTATAGAAAAGAATTTATTAAAGATTTAAAAAAACATATAGATGATATTTCAAATAAGTATATTATAATAGGAGAAACTATTAATCAAGCAATAATGTTTTTACCCAGTGAATCAATATTTATGGAGATATATTCTGAATTTCCTGAAATATTAGAATATGCTTATTCTAAAAGGGTTTGGATTGCATCACAAACAAATTTAATGATATATATTACTACTATGCAGTTTTCAACTATAGAGTATAAAAGAAATGAGAATGCAAAAGAAATTTTAAATCAACTTGATAGATTTTCTAAAGAGTTTTTAAGATATAGTGATAGATGGCAGAATTTAAATAGGGATTTTAAACGTTTAGAAAAAGATTTTAATGATTTAAATATTACTAGTGATAAAATATCTAAAGAGTTTGAGAAAATAAAAAATTTAGTTGATATCAGTGAATAA